In the genome of Notamacropus eugenii isolate mMacEug1 chromosome 5, mMacEug1.pri_v2, whole genome shotgun sequence, one region contains:
- the LOC140508806 gene encoding olfactory receptor 51F2-like: MSTLNSTTLQALTFLLTGIPGMDDAQVWISIPFCILYAIALTGNTMIMFVVIHERSLHEPMYYFLSMLSATDLGLSLCTLSTTLGVLWFDAREISLDACMAQMFFLHSFTFVESGVLLAMAFDRFIAICDPLRYANILTKTRIIQIGLAVWVRVIAVITPMVLLVKRLSFCQGKVLSHSYCYHIDFIKLSCTDNQINSIMGLFVLFSTSGIDCPCILISYVLIIHSVLSIASPDERRKAFNTCISHISAVAIFFIPLISLSLVHRYSHNAPPFVHAMMANIFLLIPPVLNPIIYSVKTKQIRRAIIKVFHRIGTRV; the protein is encoded by the coding sequence ATGTCAACTCTCAATAGCACTACTTTGCAGGCTCTGACCTTCCTTCTGACAGGCATTCCCGGAATGGATGATGCCCAAGTCTGGATCTCTATTCCCTTTTGTATCCTTTATGCCATTGCCCTCACTGGAAATACTATGATCATGTTTGTCGTAATCCATGAAAGGAGTCTTCATGAGCCCATGTATTATTTCCTCTCCATGTTGTCAGCCACTGACTTGGGTTTGTCCCTCTGCACTCTCTCCACCACATTGGGAGTTTTGTGGTTTGATGCTCGAGAGATCAGTCTTGATGCCTGCATGGCCCAGATGTTTTTCCTGCACAGTTTCACATTCGTGGAATCTGGGGTGCTGCTGGCCATGGCCTTTGACCGTTTTATTGCCATCTGTGACCCACTTAGGTATGCTAACATCCTCACCAAAACCAGAATTATTCAGATTGGCTTGGCTGTGTGGGTAAGAGTAATTGCAGTCATTACACCTATGGTGTTGCTTGTCAAGAGGCTGTCATTCTGTCAGGGCAAAGTTCTTTCCCACTCCTACTGCTACCATATTGATTTCATCAAGTTGTCATGTACAGATAACCAGATCAATAGCATCATGGGACTGTTTGTTCTCTTTTCAACCTCGGGAATTGACTGTCCATGTATACTCATTTCCTATGTCCTGATAATACATTCAGTGCTAAGCATTGCATCCCCTGATGAGAGGAGAAAGGCTTTCAACACATGTATTTCTCATATTAGCGCTgttgctattttcttcattcctctcaTCAGTTTATCTTTAGTTCATCGTTATAGTCATAATGCTCCCCCTTTTGTGCATGCCATGATGGCCAAtatcttcctcctcatccctccTGTACTCAACCCCATTATCTACAGTGTGAAGACCAAACAGATACGAAGAGCTATCATCAAAGTTTTCCATAGAATAGGAACCAGGGTCTAA